The Cyprinus carpio isolate SPL01 chromosome A9, ASM1834038v1, whole genome shotgun sequence genome window below encodes:
- the LOC122146093 gene encoding dnaJ homolog subfamily B member 6-like, with protein sequence MVDYYDVLGVSRNASPDDIKKAYRKLALRWHPDKNPDNKEEAETKFKEIAEAYEVLSDKSKRDAYDRYGRSDMPSSGSGGSSFADDFPGFTFTFRSPDEVFREFFGGQDPFADFFDDFPFGGMHSGFHSSSSRLGPSRFFSFPSANANFTSFSSSLGGIGSMGGANFKSVCTSTRIVNGKRITTKKVQENGQERTEVEEDGVLKTVLINGVEDEIALALERSHREQSGQPPRQSQHPLLRPSNNSSPNPALRSYSAAPFCHCPEAGVDEEDEDLQMALAYSLSEMEAQQQAENVISGAGGGRGKQPGGGKGVVQKNKYQREVLDNSEQSTPSSPEDRPTEQSRARGSESVVVQNKENDKVAGNGTNVEKKKRKCQCVVC encoded by the exons ATGGTGGATTACTATGATGTGCTGGGAGTGTCACGAAATGCTTCTCCAGATGACATCAAGAAAGC TTACAGGAAACTGGCTCTTCGGTGGCACCCTGACAAAAACCCAGACAACAAGGAAGAGGCGGAGACCAAATTTAAGGAGATAGCAGAGGCCTATGAAGTTCTTTCAGACa AAAGCAAGCGAGATGCTTACGACAGATACGGTAGATCGGACATGCCAAGCTCAG GCTCTGGAGGTTCTTCATTTGCCGATGACTTCCCAGGATTCACCTTCACATTCCGCAGCCCAGACGAGGTGTTTCGAGAGTTCTTCGGAGGGCAGGACCCATTCGCAGACTTCTTTG ATGATTTCCCGTTTGGTGGAATGCACAGTGGGTTTCACAGCTCCTCCTCCAGGCTTGGGCCCAGTCGCTTCTTCTCCTTCCCCTCAGCAAATG CTAATTTCACCTCCTTCTCTTCTTCATTGGGTGGGATTGGCAGCATGGGAGGAGCAAACTTCAAGTCTGTTTGTACTTCCACCCGCATTGTCAATGGAAAACGTATTACCAcaaaaaa GGTCCAGGAAAATGGTCAGGAGAGAACAGAGGTTGAGGAGGATGGGGTTTTGAAAACTGTCCTCATCAatg gTGTGGAGGATGAGATTGCCTTAGCTCTGGAACGGAGTCATAGAGAGCAGTCCGGTCAGCCTCCCAGACAATCCCAACATCCACTGCTCCGCCCCTCCAACAACAGCTCTCCAAACCCCGCTTTACGCTCCTACAGCGCTGCCCCGTTCTGCCACTGCCCCGAAGCCGGTGTagatgaggaggatgaagacCTGCAGATGGCGCTGGCCTACAGCTTGTCGGAAATGGAGGCCCAGCAGCAGGCAGAGAACGTGATCTCAGGTGCTGGGGGAGGGAGGGGGAAGCAACCAGGTGGTGGGAAGGGTGTcgttcaaaaaaacaaatatcagagAGAAGTGCTGGATAATTCAGAACAAAGCACCCCTTCATCTCCAGAGGATAGACCGACAGAACAGAGTCGGGCTAGAGGTTCAGAAAGTGTTGTTGTACAGAATAAGGAGAATGACAAAGTGGCGGGCAATGGGACTAAtgtagaaaaaaagaagaggaagtgtcagtgtgtggtgtgttag